In the Suncus etruscus isolate mSunEtr1 chromosome 17, mSunEtr1.pri.cur, whole genome shotgun sequence genome, aacatttattttagtatGATGCCAACACCAGCTTTGCAAAGGACTCTGGACAGATGTTTATAGCAGCAAACACTTGTGGCTCTTCTTCAGTTCTGGGGGCTCCAGGGTAGCCAATATTGCTTCCTCAAATACATTCTTTAGACCTTTCTGTGTGAGTGCAGAACACTCCACATACTTGAAAGCTTTCAGGTCACGGGCCAGCTTTTCAGAAGTCTCTGGAGTAATAGGCTTCTGTTTGTTCTTGGCAAGCTTCTCAATAGTAGAAGGGTCATCTCTGAGATCAATTTGGGTCCCAACAAGTAAGAAAGGAGTCTTTGGACAGTGATGAGTGATCTCAGGCACCCACTTTTCTTTCACATGTTCAAATGAGGATGGAGAGACCACTGAAAAACAGACTAGAAATACATCTGTTTGCGGGTAACTCAGTGGCCGTAATCTTTCATAATCCTCTTGCCCTGAAGTGTCAAAAAGTCCAAGAGTATATGGCTCTCCACCGATCATAACAGTGGCTGCATAGTTGTCAAAAACCTTTGGTACATACTCAGATGGAAATTTGTTTGTTGTGTAGGATTTCAGGAGACATTTTTTACCGACAGCACCATCGCCCACAATAACACACTTAATTGCCTGCATTGCTGACACAGTTTATATCCACTGTTTTATTTTCACTGATGACCTCAGCTTCTTGGCCGGGGCGTTGGCAGCACTGCGCGGGGTCTCCTCAACTGCCGGACAGGGGCTGCGCCTGACGTCAGCACGTCAATGGCTCCACTTTGGAGACCATCTGATTCCTATTGGCACCATGCAACTCTTGGGTAGCTTCTCCCAAAGTCAGACCAAAGGGGTCAGTTGGGTAACAAGAAGGGGGCAACAAGGAGGCTAGTGAGTTCTGAGAAAGGAATAAATAGGCGATTTTGTCCTCGTGTGAACCTCACAGGGATAATACATGTACTTAGATGATGTAACCTACGCGTGCACACACAGGCTCTACAGCATAGCACACTGTGGTATGGTCCGTTATTGACTAAGAAGTCTTTTtttaatcatcatgagatacatagtttaaaagttgttgatattGTAGGGCCGGAGGGGTGGCACAacgataggacgtttgccttgcacgtggacctaggtttgattctcctggcgtcccatatggtcccccaagccaggagcgatttctgagcgcaaagccactgggtgtgtcccccctcccaaaagttgttgatatttgagttttagtcatacaatattccaatacccatttcttcaccagtgttcagtGTCCACTTCCAATCAGCaattttcccagttttcctcccaaccccaccccagcctATCTCTGTTCTTAGGAACTGCTCCTGAAGGTTCCTGGACCCCTAAgcaatgctgaagatcaaaccagagcctcctgcatgcaaagcatgtactcagccctTTCAAATAACTCTCCAGCCCAGCAGTTTGATTTCTTACTTAAAACGTTAGCATCTTACTTTGGtctgaaaagtaaaaattaaattctgacCTCACTACCCATAGTATGATTAtaatttggttttgagccacacctgacggtgctcagatcttactcctgacactgcactcagggatcaaattcaggtcagccaagtacacagcaaatgccctattgcactattgctccagcctctcaccATCCATATAATCACAATATTTCCCCAAATGTCTGAATAGCCTGCAATGTGAAGATTACAGCAGCATCACTGAAGTGCTATCAACACACTGGAAGTGGATGACTTCCTGCTCAGGGTGCAAGTGTGACGAGTCTATCATACAACAGTGGCTTCACCCTGGAACCGCTTCATAGAGGACACTTTTCTCTCACTTCCCTGCACCACATTCCAAAGTTTTTCTCACCTTTGGAATATCTGACATAGGTGCTAATGTCTACTGGGGCAGAGAGGTCTCCCTTAGGAATCAGCCTCTCACACACAATTAGAGTACAATTTATGAACACCATGGAGAGGATAGAGAATCTACATTACAAGACTCAGTTTAATGGGCAGGGAAGAAGGTTATGAACCACCAAGGCACGGTTTGGGACACCAGCAAAAATAAGCTGTAGAATTGGGGGTGTCTAGAACTACCTTGGAAATATCAGAACTTGGGTTGGGGGTGCTGCTCCCAGAGCCCAAATCTGGAGGCTGTTTTCAGACACCTAGTCTTTGCCTAGCTGGGTGGAGCAAGAGCCAGGCTACTTTAGAGGGGCATCAGCTGGACTGCTCATCAGCTGGAATTTGAACATGGCCTCCTCAAACCAGATTTTGGTTTGTCcttgcttctcttttctttaactttcttgGAAGCAAGGGGCCGCTTTAACTGATAGAATGAATCACTTCGATTCCATCAATCCCATTTTTTGAGGATTGGGATAATTATAAAATCAATACATagaacggggccagagagagagcatggaggtaaggcgtttgccttttatgcagaagaaggtcatcagttcgaattcggtttcccatatggtcctccgtgcttgccaggagcaatttctgagcatagagccaggagttttccctgagcactgccaggtgtgacccaaaaaccaaaaaaaaaaaaaaaaaatacatagaacaATGCTACTATGCATTGCTGCCCAACATTACATTCATATATTATAAATGCATGAAAtctatactttataaaatattattttggtatATTGCAGAAAATGTGTTAAAAGAACAAAGCAGACCCTCCACCCTTCCTTAGATTAGCTTTTCTGAATGAATACACAGGAGCACCATGAGGAAGCAAGATAGTGCCAGCTTGGGGCTCACCTCTCATTGCCCTTAGTGCATCTTTCCTGGGAGCTTAGCCTCTTGATGCTTTCGCTTCTGGATCAGAAAATGGAGACAACAGTGCTTACCTTCCTATTCTCTGTAGACATGCATGAgattattcagaaaatgttcaacACCCTTTGAGTACATGGTAAGCCCCCACTGTTAGCAAGGAGTCTTATTTGCTGAAATAGGCACCAGTATTTTCTGGCTTGTAAAGATcacaaataacattaaaaatcttattttctttattatttttgtttgtcttggggggCATATCCTGCACTTTAAGCCTGTACCACCTCCAGAAATAACTTTTAAGTGAGTTGAACTCACATATTTGTTCAGAAACTACTGGGACTTATTCTAGGAATGAGAACACCAGACTGTAGTTCCTAAaatgtgtatttgtttgttttgttattttttcagtgctcaggggcttttcTTGGTCTCTGTCAGTGCTAAGGTAACCAGAAGTGGTGCCAGACATCGAACCaggctggttgcatgcaaggcgagGTCatattccctgtactatctctttggcccagcaCATGCTTTTCTATTGTCAAGTAGACACTTGCAAATATATCTCTGGGAGTTATTGGGTTCTTGTTTTCAGTGCAGCCTTTTCTTTCAGGATTCTTATTGCTCACTtgctaatacattttttttttcctttttttgattttgggtcaaaccccgcagcgctcagggattactcctaactctaccttcagaaattgctcctggcaatttcccatatgggatgctgggattcgaaccaccatccttctgcatgcaaggcaagtgccctactgctgtgctatctctccagcccattaatACATCTTATTAATAAAGACTTGAAGTTTTCTAATCTTTTCCTTAATAGTATGTTCTTTCCTGTGCAATGTGTTATTTATGGGTAAATAACAAGCATGGAAAGTGCATTTCATTACCAGACTGCTTTGCATATGTCTTTTCAGAAATATTAAGCTGTTCATTTTGCATACAGTAAAAAGAGAACTCTGTTtttcagggatcagagagatagcgcagagggtagggtgcttgcctctcaAGTGGCTGGCTctgacactccatatggcccACTtagcctttccaggagtgatcccaaagtccagagccaggagtaagccctgaacatgctgggtgagaccaaaaaaaaaaatcctgttttaAATCTTCACAGAATTTAGTCTCAAAACCACACTACTAActttattatgtgtctatctgCTATTATTGTTGTGATGACCCAGGATCACACACTTCATTTTGGTGgttgtaaattttttctttccatgctcACTATGCCCTTCAGCTGTGAGACATGCACACACTGGTTGTGGTGCTCAGCAGAGATCATACACTTGTTT is a window encoding:
- the LOC125994825 gene encoding cell division control protein 42 homolog, which translates into the protein MQAIKCVIVGDGAVGKKCLLKSYTTNKFPSEYVPKVFDNYAATVMIGGEPYTLGLFDTSGQEDYERLRPLSYPQTDVFLVCFSVVSPSSFEHVKEKWVPEITHHCPKTPFLLVGTQIDLRDDPSTIEKLAKNKQKPITPETSEKLARDLKAFKYVECSALTQKGLKNVFEEAILATLEPPELKKSHKCLLL